One window from the genome of Verrucomicrobiia bacterium encodes:
- a CDS encoding integrase core domain-containing protein: protein MRTRSMTGKQLQVYGARIRLAWFRKAEELGSVVAACRYYGIPRSEYYYWRKRWLASGKRLTSLYDLPRTPKSHKADTDSETTSLIVQLRLGLGYGEDKLAHVLTRDYDVTISHHGVGNVLRRAGLLEPRKKRMRTQRRLNPYPYAPGEVGQLDVKHWKHTAYQYDLIDCATRIKYKRLYPGYDPATTVDFLEHAIRFFEPAFSFQAIQTDNGMEFVYDQLPQTKPDTLTAAQRWLAGHGIRHGRIPPRSPHLNGRIERSHGVDKDRYKKLTTNSHAKAELQTFLIEDCLDYNFYRPHSMLRMLTPVEYLQSLDGFADATLDTSVLYV from the coding sequence GTGAGAACAAGATCTATGACCGGAAAACAGCTCCAGGTATACGGAGCTCGTATCCGTTTGGCCTGGTTTCGCAAAGCCGAGGAACTCGGCTCCGTGGTGGCGGCTTGCCGCTACTACGGCATTCCCCGCAGCGAATACTACTACTGGCGCAAGCGCTGGCTCGCCAGTGGAAAGCGGTTGACGAGCCTCTACGATCTACCGCGGACGCCAAAGAGCCATAAGGCTGATACAGATTCAGAGACTACTAGCCTCATTGTCCAGCTTCGGCTCGGGCTGGGCTACGGCGAAGACAAGCTTGCGCATGTCCTTACCCGAGACTATGACGTTACTATCTCCCACCATGGCGTTGGCAATGTCCTGAGACGTGCTGGCTTGCTTGAGCCACGCAAGAAGCGGATGCGGACACAGCGGCGGCTGAATCCGTACCCGTACGCCCCGGGTGAAGTTGGCCAGTTGGACGTGAAGCATTGGAAGCACACCGCCTACCAATATGATCTTATCGATTGCGCAACGCGCATTAAATACAAACGGCTCTATCCAGGCTACGACCCGGCCACTACTGTTGATTTCCTGGAACATGCTATCCGGTTCTTCGAACCAGCCTTTAGCTTTCAAGCAATCCAAACCGACAACGGCATGGAGTTTGTCTACGACCAGCTACCACAAACAAAGCCGGACACCCTCACCGCAGCCCAACGATGGCTCGCAGGTCACGGTATCCGGCATGGCCGGATACCACCACGAAGCCCGCATCTTAACGGCCGGATTGAGCGCAGCCATGGTGTGGACAAAGACCGTTACAAGAAGCTGACAACCAACAGCCATGCCAAAGCCGAACTCCAGACATTTCTCATTGAAGACTGCCTTGACTACAACTTCTACCGGCCACACAGCATGCTCCGCATGCTGACGCCCGTTGAATATCTGCAAAGCCTAGACGGCTTTGCAGATGCTACACTTGATACAAGTGTCTTATATGTTTAG
- a CDS encoding Ku protein → MRPIWNGSISFGLVNIPVRMFSGTNPREGIDLDMLHKADHSPIRYARICRKDGKEVPWEDIVKGYEYRDGDYVVLSEKDMEDLDVKKSKTIDIQQFVEEGDIDIRYFEKPYYLEVVKGGEKAYALLRSALQKSGKLALAKFVMHQREHVAVLKPVGRVLVLNQMRFPTDLREPGKLNLPTDKEVTDKELEMALKLVKQGTKPFIAEDLKDTYTEELEEMIKAKTKGKKITVKKSAEPEKTSATDIMSALKASLKD, encoded by the coding sequence ATGCGGCCAATCTGGAATGGATCTATTAGCTTTGGACTCGTTAATATACCAGTAAGAATGTTCAGCGGCACCAACCCGCGGGAGGGCATAGACCTGGATATGCTACATAAAGCAGACCACTCGCCTATTCGCTACGCCCGCATCTGTCGCAAGGATGGCAAAGAAGTGCCGTGGGAAGACATCGTCAAAGGCTACGAATACCGCGACGGCGATTATGTAGTACTGTCTGAAAAAGACATGGAAGATCTAGATGTCAAAAAATCCAAGACTATAGACATTCAGCAGTTTGTAGAAGAGGGTGATATAGACATCCGCTACTTTGAAAAACCGTACTATCTAGAGGTAGTAAAGGGCGGCGAAAAAGCCTATGCCCTGCTGCGATCCGCGTTGCAAAAATCCGGCAAACTGGCCCTGGCCAAGTTTGTGATGCACCAGCGCGAGCATGTGGCCGTGCTCAAGCCCGTAGGCCGTGTGTTGGTACTGAATCAAATGCGCTTCCCGACCGATTTAAGAGAACCGGGCAAACTCAACCTGCCCACAGATAAAGAAGTAACCGACAAAGAACTAGAAATGGCCCTGAAGCTGGTCAAACAAGGCACCAAGCCTTTTATAGCCGAGGATTTAAAAGACACTTACACCGAAGAGCTCGAGGAAATGATCAAGGCCAAAACAAAAGGCAAAAAAATCACCGTCAAGAAATCGGCAGAACCAGAAAAGACTTCTGCCACAGACATCATGAGTGCCCTAAAGGCAAGCCTGAAAGACTAA